A region from the Streptosporangium sp. NBC_01756 genome encodes:
- a CDS encoding STAS domain-containing protein yields the protein MLFEAGRGPAFTLSCDVRENATVIRVGGELGFTSAPLLRERLDRFRGPGTTFVIVDLTDVTFCDSVGLSELVSALQRSEAAGTRFVLSGVHGYLARVLTITGLRKTFEIHPSAEDALRHAPAARSDGGRSGSPDPDGTPPPAAPTP from the coding sequence ATGTTGTTCGAGGCCGGCCGTGGCCCGGCGTTCACCCTCTCGTGCGACGTGCGCGAGAACGCCACCGTCATCCGTGTCGGCGGCGAACTCGGTTTCACCTCCGCCCCACTTCTCCGGGAGCGGCTGGACCGCTTCCGGGGGCCCGGCACGACCTTCGTCATCGTGGACCTGACCGATGTCACCTTCTGCGATTCGGTCGGGCTGAGCGAGCTGGTCTCCGCCCTGCAGCGCAGCGAGGCCGCAGGCACCCGGTTCGTGCTCAGCGGCGTCCACGGCTACCTGGCGCGCGTGCTGACCATCACCGGTCTCCGCAAGACCTTCGAGATCCACCCCAGCGCCGAGGACGCGCTGCGCCACGCGCCCGCGGCCCGGTCCGACGGCGGACGTTCCGGCTCGCCGGACCCGGACGGCACCCCGCCTCCGGCCGCCCCCACGCCATGA
- a CDS encoding ATP-binding protein has protein sequence MKNPNPAPPSLISADENTEEACWELPADSEVVGKARRLAGDALAAWGMSAVAEDVTMVVSELVSNAIVHGRTPIVFSLHRHGRTVRGEVTDHSIVWPSPFPAGPDEEHGRGLAIVAAYADRWGVEPAPGGKTVWFVCAEWGLR, from the coding sequence ATGAAGAACCCCAACCCCGCCCCCCCATCTCTCATAAGCGCCGACGAGAACACCGAAGAGGCGTGCTGGGAGCTGCCCGCCGATTCCGAGGTGGTCGGCAAGGCGCGCCGGCTCGCGGGTGACGCCCTCGCCGCCTGGGGCATGTCCGCCGTGGCGGAGGACGTGACCATGGTCGTGTCCGAACTGGTGAGCAACGCGATCGTGCACGGGAGAACGCCGATCGTCTTCTCCCTGCACCGGCACGGGCGGACCGTCCGGGGAGAGGTCACCGACCACAGCATCGTGTGGCCGAGCCCGTTCCCGGCCGGTCCGGACGAGGAGCACGGCCGCGGGCTGGCGATCGTCGCGGCCTATGCCGACCGGTGGGGCGTCGAGCCCGCGCCGGGAGGCAAGACCGTCTGGTTCGTCTGCGCGGAGTGGGGATTGCGATGA
- a CDS encoding nuclear transport factor 2 family protein, producing MTNHMIGREAIVHFLTRDFPRLFTEGVSVDFRGFYVDGDTVVVEETMTATLANGNQYTNDYCFVFELRDGLIYRVREYMDTTKGMRMIFTDPADACVLPEVNGTAHTAPAPRSAV from the coding sequence GTGACCAACCACATGATCGGCCGGGAGGCGATCGTCCACTTCCTCACCCGAGACTTCCCCCGGCTGTTCACCGAGGGGGTCTCGGTCGATTTCCGAGGCTTTTACGTCGATGGTGACACCGTGGTCGTCGAAGAGACGATGACCGCCACCTTGGCCAACGGCAACCAGTACACCAACGATTACTGCTTCGTCTTCGAGCTGCGGGATGGCCTGATCTACCGGGTGCGCGAATACATGGACACCACCAAAGGAATGCGTATGATCTTCACCGATCCGGCAGATGCCTGCGTGCTTCCGGAAGTGAACGGCACGGCGCATACTGCCCCGGCTCCACGTTCAGCGGTGTGA
- a CDS encoding carboxypeptidase-like regulatory domain-containing protein, with translation MDSDHYGRHHVQETTLTSSAVDLSARKIPALQFGNDLKPGVNATATADISVDDGRTWTNVWKKAGFPGARGPEPQVVPLPQAAGKAKVRVRFQYLGQLSGWWAVDDVFFGDRVCAPVQGALLVGAVTAAGEAIEGATVSGESTSGLQATTGTDGVYSLFSPDTGQRKFTASKAGYTSGSRSADLHLDQVTRLDFPLEPSS, from the coding sequence GTGGACTCCGACCACTACGGCCGGCACCACGTGCAGGAGACCACCCTGACCAGCTCGGCCGTGGACCTGTCCGCCAGGAAGATCCCCGCCCTGCAGTTCGGCAACGACCTCAAGCCGGGGGTCAACGCCACCGCCACCGCCGACATCAGCGTCGACGACGGCCGCACCTGGACCAACGTGTGGAAGAAGGCCGGCTTCCCCGGTGCCCGCGGGCCGGAACCGCAGGTCGTCCCGCTCCCGCAGGCCGCCGGCAAGGCCAAGGTCAGAGTCCGCTTCCAGTACCTCGGCCAGCTGTCCGGCTGGTGGGCCGTGGACGACGTCTTCTTCGGCGATCGGGTCTGCGCCCCCGTCCAGGGAGCGTTGCTGGTGGGCGCGGTCACCGCGGCGGGTGAGGCGATCGAGGGCGCGACCGTGTCCGGCGAGAGCACTTCCGGTCTCCAGGCCACGACCGGGACCGACGGGGTCTACTCCCTGTTCAGTCCGGACACCGGCCAGCGGAAGTTCACCGCGTCCAAGGCCGGCTACACCTCCGGTAGCCGGTCCGCCGACCTCCACCTCGACCAGGTCACCAGACTCGACTTCCCCCTCGAACCGAGCTCCTGA
- a CDS encoding S8 family serine peptidase, whose translation MVDALKDTAKKSQRGMRKFLSAKGLKNEPYWVANAVYVKGATAAQAKEIAELDGVTEVRAPRVYAQPEPVQSRTAAATADGLEWGVANINADDVWQQYGKRGEDIVIANIDTGVQYDHPALVGSYRGNNGDGTFTHDYNWYDPSGHCPSGAPCDTHGHGTHTMGTMAGDDGQGNQIGVAPGVRWIAANGCAACSDVDLAKSAQWMLAPTDANGENPDVSKRPHIINNSWGSDVATDEPLIEEILTAWAAPGIFGVWANGNLGSACKTSGSPGSRSINYSVGAYDVNNVIAPFSSRGPGQDGHTKPNISAPGSDVRSAIPGGYGIMSGTSMAAPHVSGAIALLWSAFPGLVRDLEGTRTLLDNSAIDTADAQCGGPAEYNNVYGEGRLDAAALLSVAQRGLGTLTGTVTDAGKPVKDAAVSVTGPTTRETTTDADGGYLLRLPSGEYQLTVKAFGYTDLTTTVTVAKDGSVTKDLSLVPVPRVAVSGTIKDGSGHGSKCCRISTTR comes from the coding sequence GTGGTCGACGCGCTCAAGGACACGGCGAAGAAGTCCCAGCGCGGGATGCGGAAGTTCCTGTCCGCCAAGGGACTCAAGAACGAGCCGTACTGGGTGGCGAACGCCGTCTACGTGAAGGGCGCGACCGCCGCGCAGGCCAAGGAGATCGCCGAGCTCGACGGCGTGACGGAGGTCCGCGCGCCCAGGGTCTACGCTCAGCCCGAGCCGGTGCAGAGCAGGACGGCGGCCGCCACGGCCGACGGCCTCGAATGGGGCGTCGCGAACATCAACGCCGACGACGTCTGGCAGCAGTACGGCAAACGCGGCGAGGACATCGTCATCGCCAACATCGACACCGGCGTGCAGTACGACCACCCCGCTCTGGTCGGCTCCTACCGCGGCAACAACGGCGACGGGACCTTCACCCACGACTACAACTGGTACGACCCCTCGGGCCACTGCCCGTCCGGAGCGCCCTGCGACACCCACGGCCACGGCACGCACACCATGGGCACCATGGCGGGCGACGACGGCCAGGGCAACCAGATCGGCGTGGCGCCGGGCGTCCGGTGGATCGCCGCCAACGGCTGCGCCGCCTGCAGCGATGTCGACCTGGCCAAGTCGGCCCAGTGGATGCTGGCGCCGACCGACGCCAACGGCGAGAACCCCGACGTGAGCAAGCGCCCGCACATCATCAACAACTCGTGGGGCTCCGACGTCGCGACCGACGAGCCGCTCATAGAGGAGATCCTGACGGCCTGGGCGGCCCCCGGCATCTTCGGGGTGTGGGCGAACGGCAACCTCGGATCCGCCTGCAAGACCAGCGGCTCTCCGGGCAGCCGTTCGATCAACTACTCCGTCGGCGCCTACGACGTCAACAACGTGATCGCCCCCTTCTCCAGCAGGGGACCGGGCCAGGACGGGCATACCAAGCCGAACATCTCCGCCCCCGGCAGTGATGTCCGCTCGGCCATACCGGGCGGGTACGGGATCATGTCGGGCACGTCGATGGCCGCGCCGCACGTGTCCGGCGCGATCGCGCTGCTGTGGTCGGCCTTCCCCGGCCTGGTCCGCGACCTCGAAGGCACCAGAACACTGCTCGACAACAGCGCGATCGACACCGCCGACGCCCAGTGCGGAGGGCCGGCCGAGTACAACAACGTCTACGGCGAGGGCCGCCTCGACGCCGCGGCTCTGCTCTCAGTCGCCCAGCGCGGGCTCGGCACGCTGACCGGGACGGTCACCGACGCGGGAAAGCCGGTCAAGGACGCCGCCGTCTCGGTGACCGGCCCGACCACTCGGGAGACCACGACGGACGCCGACGGCGGCTACCTGCTGCGGCTGCCGTCCGGTGAGTACCAGCTGACCGTCAAGGCGTTCGGCTACACCGACCTCACCACGACCGTCACGGTCGCCAAGGACGGGTCCGTCACGAAGGACCTGTCGCTCGTCCCCGTCCCGCGGGTCGCCGTCAGCGGCACGATCAAGGACGGGTCGGGACACGGCTCGAAGTGCTGCCGGATCTCGACTACACGCTGA
- a CDS encoding AAA family ATPase: MDPQSNMASRQVISPTLVGRNDELAELLSAVTRAPAVAVIEGESGIGKTRLVTELAARPELAGHRILIGGCGRIREPFPLGPILDALRGMAAYLVPENLSPLTGVLRPLMPELAPLLPAAPEPLDDRAGERHRVFRALAEVLGSLGRVVLVAEDMHWADEQTVDFIGYLLADPPPELSVVITFRGEDVGLDVRTLTTRLPGSVARAHVILKPLNVEQTSVMMASILAADRISEEFAEYLCERTSGLPLVIQELLALLRDRGTLIRRGGGWARKTIDELNVPAGLRDLVLERVSRLSPGARAVAEAAAVLQVAVPVSVLVATGRVGREEALEGLDEVLQSGLFAERSGMMGFRHILAAQAVYESIPLPRRQSLHGRAATAVEALRPLPLGQVAHHLRHAGLVDAWVDAAEKAADQAFELGDDTEAAHLLGEVLEHANLGDERRTLLAVKLGWAATQLLHAPNVIDLLSDVLAQEPPGELRGQLRFLLGLLYERQGVEPERQRQIMAEAVEDLIDHRPDLAAWAMTGLGVPMVPGVPLAEHVTWLDRALESVSSIEDPVHTVFLLGKVAMVLTSIGDSRWAGLTDRILEMTGGSPRRRREVNAYYSLGQAACVAGWHELAERLLTAALAAADGCDSTRETEYVCRTDLALVAFCRGSWDELDEEIVFLVERLSDRPHNSIVVETVAACLALARGDAGARGALRDVIRRTTSSGAFDLLPFPVSAVIRLATAQGEPEAAIAATAETFAVWEAKELWPLAVRAMPALVEALVAAGRQAEAGELVERYELALHGLDAPLAPAALRHARGFLAEGTTAADHFLLAANAYGHLQCGYEAAQAEEEAAKRLFDLGDTRARQTLEAAMAAYEDMGARWDLDRVARIARRQRLSLPARHRGGTRGYGHSLSPRELEVARLAATGLTNKEIARELFLSAKTVDKHLGAALRKLGLHSRAALANHLPDEAVGSV; this comes from the coding sequence GTGGATCCGCAGAGCAACATGGCCAGCCGGCAGGTGATCTCACCGACTCTGGTCGGCAGGAACGACGAGCTGGCGGAACTGCTGTCGGCGGTCACCAGAGCCCCTGCCGTGGCGGTGATCGAGGGGGAGTCGGGGATCGGCAAGACCCGCCTGGTCACCGAGCTGGCCGCCCGCCCCGAACTCGCCGGCCACCGCATCCTCATCGGCGGCTGCGGACGCATCCGCGAGCCGTTCCCGCTCGGGCCGATCCTCGACGCCCTGCGCGGGATGGCCGCGTACCTGGTGCCCGAGAATCTGTCCCCCCTGACGGGGGTACTGCGCCCGCTGATGCCCGAGCTGGCGCCCCTGCTGCCGGCGGCGCCCGAGCCGCTGGACGACAGGGCCGGCGAGCGGCACCGGGTCTTCCGCGCGCTGGCCGAGGTCCTCGGCTCGCTGGGCCGCGTGGTGCTGGTGGCCGAGGACATGCACTGGGCCGACGAGCAGACCGTGGACTTCATCGGATACCTGCTCGCCGATCCACCGCCCGAGCTGTCCGTCGTGATCACCTTCCGCGGTGAGGACGTCGGCCTCGACGTCCGGACCCTCACGACGCGGCTCCCCGGATCGGTCGCCCGCGCCCACGTCATCCTGAAGCCGCTCAACGTCGAACAGACCAGTGTCATGATGGCCTCCATCCTGGCCGCCGACCGGATCTCCGAGGAGTTCGCCGAGTACCTGTGCGAGCGGACCTCCGGCCTGCCCCTGGTGATCCAGGAACTGCTCGCGCTGCTGCGCGACCGCGGCACGCTGATCAGGCGCGGCGGTGGCTGGGCCCGTAAGACCATCGACGAGCTGAACGTGCCCGCAGGCCTGCGCGACCTGGTCCTGGAACGGGTGAGCCGCCTGTCGCCCGGCGCGCGGGCGGTGGCGGAGGCCGCGGCGGTGCTCCAGGTGGCCGTACCGGTCTCCGTGCTGGTCGCGACAGGCAGGGTGGGACGGGAAGAGGCGCTGGAAGGGCTGGACGAGGTCCTGCAGTCGGGACTGTTCGCCGAGCGGTCGGGGATGATGGGCTTCCGGCACATACTGGCGGCGCAGGCGGTGTACGAGAGCATCCCGCTGCCCCGGCGGCAGTCGCTGCACGGCCGGGCCGCCACGGCGGTCGAGGCGCTGCGCCCGCTGCCGCTCGGCCAGGTCGCCCACCACCTGCGGCACGCCGGCCTGGTCGACGCCTGGGTGGACGCCGCGGAGAAGGCCGCCGACCAGGCCTTCGAACTGGGCGACGACACCGAGGCCGCGCACCTGCTCGGAGAGGTGCTGGAGCACGCCAACCTGGGCGACGAGCGGCGGACCCTGCTCGCGGTGAAGCTGGGGTGGGCGGCCACCCAACTGCTGCACGCACCCAACGTGATCGACCTCCTGTCGGACGTCCTGGCGCAGGAGCCGCCGGGGGAGCTGCGCGGGCAGCTGAGATTCCTGCTCGGCCTGCTCTACGAGCGGCAGGGCGTCGAGCCGGAACGGCAACGGCAGATCATGGCCGAGGCGGTCGAGGACCTGATCGATCATCGCCCCGACCTGGCGGCCTGGGCGATGACCGGGCTCGGGGTCCCGATGGTTCCGGGCGTCCCGCTGGCCGAGCACGTGACCTGGCTGGACCGGGCGCTGGAGAGCGTCTCCTCCATCGAGGACCCCGTGCACACCGTCTTCCTGCTCGGCAAGGTCGCCATGGTGCTGACCTCGATCGGCGACTCTCGCTGGGCCGGGCTCACCGACCGCATCCTGGAGATGACCGGCGGGTCCCCCAGACGCCGCCGGGAGGTGAACGCGTACTACTCGCTCGGGCAGGCGGCGTGCGTCGCCGGATGGCATGAGCTCGCCGAACGCCTGCTGACCGCCGCGCTGGCGGCCGCCGACGGCTGCGACAGCACTCGCGAGACGGAGTACGTCTGCCGCACCGACCTCGCGCTGGTCGCCTTCTGCCGCGGATCCTGGGACGAGCTGGACGAAGAGATCGTCTTCCTGGTGGAGCGGCTGAGCGACCGTCCGCACAACAGCATCGTGGTGGAGACGGTCGCCGCCTGCCTGGCTCTCGCGCGCGGCGACGCCGGCGCCCGTGGGGCACTCCGTGACGTGATCCGCCGGACCACGTCCAGCGGCGCTTTCGACCTGCTGCCGTTCCCGGTGAGCGCGGTCATCCGGCTGGCCACGGCGCAGGGCGAGCCCGAGGCGGCGATCGCCGCCACGGCGGAGACGTTCGCCGTCTGGGAGGCGAAGGAGCTCTGGCCGCTCGCGGTACGGGCGATGCCCGCCCTGGTGGAGGCCCTGGTCGCGGCCGGGAGGCAGGCCGAGGCCGGGGAACTGGTCGAGCGGTACGAGCTGGCGCTGCACGGGCTGGACGCGCCGCTCGCTCCCGCCGCGCTGCGGCATGCCCGGGGTTTCCTGGCGGAGGGAACGACCGCCGCCGATCATTTCCTGCTCGCCGCGAACGCGTACGGCCACCTGCAGTGCGGCTACGAGGCGGCGCAGGCGGAGGAGGAGGCCGCCAAGCGGCTGTTCGACCTCGGCGACACCCGGGCGCGGCAGACGCTGGAGGCCGCGATGGCGGCCTACGAGGACATGGGCGCGCGCTGGGACCTCGATCGCGTCGCTCGTATCGCCCGGCGGCAGAGACTGTCCCTGCCCGCCAGGCATCGCGGCGGCACCCGCGGCTACGGTCACTCCCTGTCCCCGAGAGAGCTCGAAGTGGCCAGGCTCGCCGCGACGGGGCTGACGAACAAGGAGATCGCCCGCGAGCTCTTCCTGTCGGCCAAGACGGTCGACAAGCACCTGGGGGCGGCGCTGCGCAAGCTCGGACTGCACTCGCGTGCGGCACTCGCCAACCACCTGCCTGACGAGGCCGTCGGCTCGGTCTAG
- a CDS encoding maleylpyruvate isomerase N-terminal domain-containing protein has translation MAARTTEGLWREVRIALEENGDRFTELVAAVPDPQTMATKEWSVADTAAHLVAIGAYYPALLRPDDISHPFPDLAARILAVDVDGVAELNHHVMKELAERDPRVLAGRLQRHIGEVLRMSESLDPHQTVTWLGSSRLPVAGLLAHLVNELMIHGWDIARAVGAPWPMPRRDAGLFFDLFLTGLVHNGVGSLLDTGEPPHPRRIAVEFRSQHVRPVTLVLRDGEVTLEEPGPGADARLRFDPVTLNLMLFGRVSPAKAVLTRKIVITGRRPWLLPAFLRKVRLPANSYPGPAGADDL, from the coding sequence ATGGCAGCAAGGACCACGGAGGGTCTGTGGCGCGAGGTCCGCATCGCCCTGGAGGAGAACGGTGACAGGTTCACCGAGCTGGTGGCCGCTGTGCCCGATCCCCAGACCATGGCGACCAAGGAATGGTCCGTCGCCGACACCGCGGCCCATCTGGTCGCCATCGGCGCGTACTACCCGGCCCTGCTGAGGCCTGACGACATCTCCCACCCGTTCCCCGACCTCGCGGCCCGCATCCTCGCCGTCGACGTGGACGGAGTCGCCGAGCTCAACCACCATGTCATGAAGGAACTCGCCGAGCGGGACCCACGGGTTCTCGCCGGGCGCCTGCAGCGCCATATCGGGGAAGTCCTGAGGATGAGCGAGAGCCTCGATCCGCACCAGACGGTGACCTGGCTCGGTTCCTCCCGCCTGCCGGTGGCCGGGTTGCTGGCGCACCTGGTCAACGAGCTGATGATCCACGGCTGGGACATCGCCCGGGCCGTCGGCGCTCCCTGGCCGATGCCCCGCAGGGACGCCGGCCTCTTCTTCGACCTGTTCCTGACGGGTCTCGTCCACAACGGCGTCGGGTCCCTGCTGGACACCGGTGAACCGCCGCACCCGCGCCGCATCGCCGTGGAGTTCCGGTCCCAGCACGTCCGCCCCGTGACGTTGGTGCTGCGGGACGGGGAGGTGACGTTGGAAGAGCCGGGTCCCGGCGCGGACGCGCGCCTGCGCTTCGACCCGGTCACCCTCAACCTGATGCTGTTCGGGCGGGTGAGCCCAGCCAAGGCGGTGCTGACCAGGAAAATCGTCATCACCGGGCGCCGCCCCTGGCTGCTGCCGGCCTTCCTCCGCAAGGTTCGCCTGCCCGCCAACTCGTATCCGGGTCCGGCCGGGGCAGACGATCTCTGA
- a CDS encoding cellulose binding domain-containing protein: MPRTLLRAASAVLLTLAALNVPTAHADEVTPVEVTVNARAALAPVPETGIGTNHAIWDTHLGADESADLLKDAGMKLLRYPGGSYSDIYHWADHTAPGGYVAPNTDFDTFMRGVRRTGGQPMVTANYGTGTAEEAAAWVRHANVTKGYGVKYWEIGNENYGNGHYGSAWEADDHADKSPAEYARHVVAYSDAMKAVDPTIKIGAVLTTPANWPDGIVADGDAGTWNDVVLEAAGSKIDFVILHWYPGAFDKTSHVPDLIQLTRRQIAEHVGSGSERIGIAMTEFNTGSSSGGTTTQPGALAAADAYATLLAQGVFTVDWWNVRNGIGNVTQVEGHTDYGDFGLLSSGTCTSDGSVCEPQLNTPFAPYYALQMVSRFAHPGDRFIRAATDQAKVSAHAVRRSNGDLAVLLINTSSDASSPVTIGYSGFRPASGAPTVLTHTNGATSITSSATGSATSQTLPPLSLTTIVLRPAAAPVSLPGAPGQPTVSDVADKAATISWPAASAGPRPIVKYEVHRQNGAVSEQIGETTGTSLTVDNLKPGTPYTVNVIARDSGGGVSSPSAPLTFTTGTPASSSCSVRLTKQSDWASGYVGALDITNHGAPVNGWTLNFSWPRTWQSLGSGWSAVWTQNGQDVKVVNEPGNGSLPTGTSTTIGFVGNYSGPNVLPAVFTLNGTVCTTR, translated from the coding sequence ATGCCAAGAACCCTGTTACGGGCCGCGTCCGCCGTCCTGCTGACGCTGGCCGCCCTGAACGTCCCCACAGCGCACGCCGACGAGGTCACCCCGGTCGAGGTGACCGTCAACGCCCGCGCCGCGCTCGCCCCCGTCCCCGAAACCGGTATCGGCACCAACCATGCGATCTGGGACACCCATCTGGGCGCCGACGAAAGCGCCGACCTGCTCAAGGACGCGGGCATGAAGCTGCTGCGCTATCCCGGCGGCTCATACTCCGACATCTACCACTGGGCCGACCACACCGCCCCCGGCGGATACGTGGCTCCCAACACCGACTTCGACACCTTCATGCGCGGCGTACGGCGCACCGGGGGGCAGCCGATGGTGACCGCCAACTACGGCACCGGCACGGCGGAGGAGGCCGCGGCCTGGGTGCGGCACGCCAACGTCACCAAGGGCTACGGCGTCAAGTACTGGGAGATCGGCAACGAGAACTACGGCAACGGCCACTACGGGAGCGCCTGGGAGGCGGACGACCACGCCGACAAGAGCCCGGCCGAGTACGCGCGCCATGTTGTGGCCTACTCCGACGCGATGAAGGCCGTCGACCCGACCATCAAGATCGGTGCAGTGCTGACCACCCCGGCCAACTGGCCCGACGGGATAGTCGCCGACGGTGACGCCGGAACCTGGAACGATGTCGTCCTGGAGGCCGCCGGATCGAAGATCGACTTCGTGATCCTGCACTGGTATCCCGGCGCCTTCGACAAGACCTCGCACGTTCCCGACCTGATCCAGCTCACCCGCCGGCAGATCGCCGAGCACGTGGGGTCCGGCTCCGAGCGGATCGGCATCGCGATGACCGAGTTCAACACCGGGTCGAGCAGCGGCGGCACGACGACCCAGCCCGGTGCGCTGGCCGCCGCCGACGCCTACGCGACGCTGCTGGCCCAAGGGGTGTTCACAGTCGACTGGTGGAACGTCCGCAACGGAATCGGCAACGTCACGCAGGTCGAGGGACACACCGACTACGGCGACTTCGGCCTGCTGTCCAGTGGGACGTGCACCTCCGACGGCAGCGTCTGCGAACCGCAGTTGAACACGCCCTTCGCGCCGTACTACGCGCTCCAGATGGTGAGCAGGTTCGCCCACCCCGGCGACCGGTTCATCCGGGCCGCGACCGACCAGGCGAAGGTCAGCGCACACGCCGTGCGCCGCTCCAACGGCGATCTGGCCGTTCTGCTGATCAACACTTCGTCCGACGCATCCTCCCCCGTCACGATCGGCTACTCCGGCTTCCGCCCGGCGTCCGGGGCTCCCACCGTGCTGACCCACACCAACGGCGCCACGAGCATCACCAGTTCGGCCACCGGCAGCGCGACCAGCCAGACGCTGCCACCGCTCTCGCTGACCACGATCGTGCTGCGTCCCGCCGCCGCCCCGGTCAGCCTGCCGGGCGCGCCGGGACAGCCGACGGTCTCGGACGTGGCGGACAAGGCCGCCACGATCTCCTGGCCCGCCGCCTCCGCCGGTCCGCGTCCGATCGTGAAGTACGAGGTCCACCGCCAGAACGGAGCCGTCAGCGAGCAGATCGGCGAGACCACCGGCACCTCGCTCACTGTGGACAACCTGAAGCCGGGCACGCCCTACACGGTCAACGTGATCGCACGGGACAGCGGCGGTGGCGTCTCGTCGCCCTCCGCGCCACTGACGTTCACGACCGGCACGCCCGCCTCCAGTTCGTGCTCGGTACGCCTGACCAAGCAGTCCGACTGGGCCAGCGGCTACGTCGGCGCCCTCGACATCACCAACCACGGCGCACCGGTCAACGGCTGGACCCTGAACTTCAGCTGGCCCAGGACGTGGCAGAGCCTGGGCAGCGGCTGGAGCGCCGTCTGGACGCAGAACGGGCAGGACGTCAAGGTCGTCAACGAGCCCGGCAACGGCTCGCTGCCCACCGGCACGTCGACCACGATCGGCTTCGTCGGCAACTACAGCGGCCCGAACGTGCTGCCTGCCGTCTTCACCCTCAACGGAACCGTCTGCACGACCCGATAG
- a CDS encoding isocitrate lyase/PEP mutase family protein, which yields MTFERFTALHHGQEPLLLPNAWDHASAAALAAAGFAAVGTTSLGVAAAAGRPDAEGATRAETLALARAIAPLPVPVTVDIEGGFGGSPEQVAELARELAAMGVAGINLEDGRGARLADTAEQTVLISMIKNRVPELFVNARTDPFWLGEPDALATAVRRIKAYVDAGADGVFVPGATAPRDLQTLAAAGDVPLNVLVQPGVPLERLAALGVRRVSYGSLLFRAALGAAVDMALQVARGQAVSGDVPSYERVQRLAGDSRSR from the coding sequence ATGACGTTCGAGCGCTTCACCGCCCTGCACCACGGCCAGGAGCCGTTGCTGCTGCCCAACGCCTGGGATCACGCCTCGGCCGCGGCACTGGCGGCGGCCGGGTTCGCGGCCGTGGGAACCACGAGTCTGGGCGTGGCGGCCGCCGCGGGCAGACCGGACGCCGAAGGGGCGACGCGGGCTGAGACGCTGGCACTGGCGCGGGCGATCGCACCGCTGCCCGTCCCGGTCACCGTGGACATCGAGGGCGGCTTCGGCGGCTCGCCTGAACAGGTGGCCGAACTGGCCCGGGAACTGGCCGCCATGGGGGTGGCGGGCATCAACCTCGAAGACGGGCGCGGCGCACGGCTGGCGGACACGGCCGAGCAGACGGTGCTGATCAGCATGATCAAGAATCGGGTGCCGGAGCTGTTCGTCAACGCGCGCACCGACCCGTTCTGGCTGGGCGAGCCCGACGCTCTGGCCACGGCCGTACGGCGGATCAAGGCCTACGTCGATGCCGGGGCCGACGGGGTGTTCGTCCCCGGCGCGACCGCCCCACGGGACCTGCAGACGCTGGCCGCGGCCGGCGACGTGCCGTTGAACGTGCTCGTCCAGCCGGGAGTGCCGCTCGAGAGGCTGGCGGCCCTGGGAGTGCGGCGGGTCAGCTACGGCTCGCTGCTGTTCCGGGCGGCGCTGGGAGCGGCCGTCGACATGGCGCTGCAGGTGGCCCGCGGTCAGGCCGTGAGCGGCGACGTCCCCTCCTACGAGCGGGTTCAGCGCCTTGCGGGAGACTCGCGGTCCAGATGA